GGGCACGGCCTGCCGGCACCCGGCCCCACGGACGGCCCCGGCGCGGCGCGGACCGTCCGCCGGGCGGTGGCCCGCACCCGCGGGGAGGACTCCGCCGACCGCAGCGCCGAGGGCCGCTTCCTCGCCGTCCTGGCCGACCGGATCGCCATCGGGGCCGCCTGCGTCACGGCGATCCTGGACCCGGGCTGCGTGGTGCTCGGCGGAGAGGTCGGGCAGGCCGGGGGAACGGTGCTGGCGCGGCTCGTCCAGGAGCGGCTGCGCCGGATGTCACCACTGGTCACCGAGGTGCGCGCCAGCAGCCTGGGCGGCGGCGCGGTCCTGCGCGGAGCCCTGCTGACGGCCCGCGAACGGGCCCAGGACGAACTCTTCGCCCCGCCCGGGCACCGGGCGCGGGGCACGGCCGCCGGCTGAGGGCGGGTGCCCCGCGCGGGCGCCCGCGGCTCCCGCGGGAGGGGTGGTGCGCGGCCCCGCCGGACGGCCGGCCGGGCGGGCCGGTTGCACGACGGGCCGGGCCGCCGGAGGGCTGCCCCGGCCCTGGCGGCCCGACGGCGGGCAAGGGCCGTCGTCACCGCCGCCGGGCCCGCCCGCACCCTAAAAGGACTAGACCAGCACGGTCAATGGGTGCGGACCAAGGTCAAGCCCCGGCCGTCGTACAGGAGTTGACCAGGCCCGTTCCGCAGCAGGTGTTCGGGACGCGGACTGTGAGCGAATGCACACCCTTTCCCTGCCGGGGCGGGCGCCGCTCATGGCACACTGGCCCAGTACCACAAGCAGCGCACTCCGGGGTCGGTGAAAGTCCGAACCGGCGGTTACAGTCCGCGACCCGGTCGCCTCCAGCGATCGGTTTACCAGGTGAAATTCCTGGACCGACGGTTAAAGTCCGGATGGGAGGCAGTGCGCGGCGGGCGGGCACGCATGTGCGCGTCGCCGTAACCCGGGCTCGTCCGCATCCGGACGGGTCCGTCCTCGGCGGCGTCCCGGTGCGTCCGTCCCGTGTTCTCTGTCGTCATCGACAGGCCCCGGAGTCCGTGCCCGAAGAGGCAGGAGGACCCGGGAAGTGTTCACCGGAATCGTCGAAGAGCTGGGTGAGGTCACCGCCGTCGAGAACCTCGGCGACGCCTCCCGCTTCCGGCTCCGCGGCCCCGTCGTGACCGAGGGCGCGCAGCACGGTGATTCCATCGCCGTGAACGGGGTCTGTCTCACCGTCGTCGACCGCGAGGGCGACGAGTTCACCGCCGACGTCATGGCCGAGACGCTGAACCGCTCCAGCCTGGGCACGCTCGAAGTCGGCTCCCGCGTCAACCTCGAACGCCCCACCGCCGTGGGCGCGCGCCTCGGCGGGCACATCGTGCAGGGCCACGTCGACGGCACCGGCGAGGTGCTGGAGCGCGAGCGGTCCGAGCACTGGGAGACCGTGCGGATCTCGCTGCCCGCGAACCTCGCCCGGTACGTCGTGGAGAAGGGCTCCATCACGGTCGACGGCATCAGCCTCACCGTCGTGGAGGCCGGCCCCGGCCACTTCACCGTCAGCCTCATCCCCACCACCCTCGCCCTGACCACGCTCGGCCGCAAGCAGAGCGGCGCGCTCGTGAACCTGGAAGTCGACGTCATCGCCAAGTACGTGGAGCGGCTGCTCACGGCCGGTCAGGAGGCCGGCGAGTGAACTGGATGAACACCGAGGCCTTCACCCTCTTCGGCCAGCACATCCTCTGGTCGGACATGGTCGGCAACATCTTCGGCCTGGCCGCCCTCGCCCTCGGCTGGCGGCGCTCCCTGTGGAGCTGGCCGGTGCAGTTCGTCTCCGGCCTGATCCTCTTCACGGCCTTCTACGGCCACCTGACCGGCAGCGCCGGCAAGCAGGCCGTCGTCATGGTGGTCGCCGCCTACGGCTTCTGGCAGTGGAACCGCGGCGGGGGCCGGGGCGGGGACGGCCACATCACCCCCCGGTTCGCCACCTGGCGCGAGCGGGCCGCCCTGGTCGGCGCCGTCGCCGTCGGCACCGTCGCCGTCGCCCTGCTGTTCACCGCCCACCCGGCCCTGTCCTGGGACCCCTGGCCGGACGCCTACATCTTCGTCGGCACCGTCGTCGCCATGTACGCCCAGGCCGAGGGCATGGTCGAGTTCTGGTTCGCCTGGCTCCTGGTCGACCTCGTCGGCGTCCCCCTCAACTTCGCCAACGGCTACGCCTTCTCCGGCTTCGTCTACGTCATCTACGGCGCACTCGTCCTGTGGGGCATGCGCGACTGGTGGCTGCGCTCCCGCAGGGGCCCGCAGCCCGCCCTGGAAGGAGCGCCGGCATGACCTCCGCCCCGCTGCTGTACGGCACCGACGGCGCCGAGGACTTCGGGCTCGACCCGGTCGAGCGGGCCGTCGCCGACATCGCGGCCGGCCGCCCGGTCGTGGTCGTGGACGACGCGGACCGGGAGAACGAGGGCGACCTCGTCATCGCCGCCGAGAAGGCCACCCCCGAGATCGTCGCCTTCATGATGAGCGAGTGCCGCGGCCTGATCTGCGCGCCCATGGAGGGCGAGGAGCTCGACCGGCTGCGGCTGCCGCAGATGGTCGAGGACAACACCGAGTCGATGAAGACCGCGTTCACCGTCTCCGTGGACGCCGCCGCCGGGCACGGGGTCACCACCGGCATCTCGGCCGCCGACCGCGCCACCACCCTCCGGCTCCTGGCGGCCGGCACCGCCGAGCCCGCCGACTTCGTCCGGCCCGGCCACGTCTTCCCGCTGCGCGCCAGGCCCGGCGGCGTCCTGGTCCGCAACGGCCACACCGAGGCCGCCGTCGACCTCGCCCGGCTCGCGGGCCTGCGCCCGGCCGGCGCCATCGTGGAGATCGCCGGTGAGGACGGCCGCATGCTGCGCCTGCCCGAGCTGATCCCCTTCGCCCGCAAGCACGGTCTGACGATCATCTCCATCGAGGACCTGATCGCCCACCTGCGTTCCCCCGGCCCTCCGGCTCCGCTCCAGCGGGCGGCCTCACCGGACGTGCCCGCGGTCCGCCGCGAGGCCGAGACCCGCCTGCCCACCCGGCACGGCACCTTCCGCGCCTACGGCTACCGGTCCACCGCCGACGGCGTCGAGCACGTCGCCCTCGTCCACGGCGACCTGGGCGGCGGCGAGGACGTCCTGGTCCGCGTCCACTCCGAATGCCTCACCGGCGACGTCTTCGCCTCCCTGCGCTGCGACTGCGGCCCCCAGCTGGACACCGCCCTCCAGCGCATCCGGGACGAGGGCCGCGGCGTCGTCGTCTACCTGCGCGGACACGAGGGGCGCGGCATCGGCCTGCTCTCCAAGCTGCGCGCCTACGCGCTCCAGGAACAGGGCCACGACACCCTCGACGCCAACCTCGAACTCGGCCTGCCCGCCGACGCCCGCGACTACGGCGCCGGCGCGCTGATCCTCGCCGACCTCGGCGTCCGCAGCGTCCGCCTGATGACCAACAACCCCGACAAGACCGGCGCGCTGCTGCGTCACGGCCTGGAGGTCACCGGCCGGGAGCCGATGCCCGTCCAGGCCGGCGAGCACAACCTCCGCTACCTGCGCACCAAGCGGGACCGGATGGGGCACGACCTGCCCTGGCTGGACACGCCGGCCGTGTCCACCTGCGGCAACCAGTAAGCGACAGCACTTAGGAGAGACGTGAGCGGCAAGGGTGCACCGGAAGTGTCCGTACGCAACGCGAGCGACCTCAGGGTCGCCGTCATCGCGGCGCGGTGGCACGAGAAGGTGATGGACGGACTGGTGAACGGCGCCCTGCGCGCGCTGCACGACCTGGGGATCGACGAACCGACCCTGGTCCGGGTCCCCGGCAGCTTCGAGCTGCCGGTCGCCGCCAAGGTCCTCGCCGGCCGCGGCTACCACGCGGTCGTCGCCCTCGGCGTCGTCATCCGCGGCGGCACCCCCCACTTCGAGTACGTGTGCCAGGGCGTCACCCAGGGCCTCACCCAGGTCTCCGTCGACACCGGGGTCCCCGTCGGCTTCGGCGTCCTGACCTGTGACACCGAGGAGCAGGCCCTGGACCGGGCCGGTCTGGAGGGCTCGAACGAGGACAAGGGCCACGAGGCGGTGACCGCGGCCGTCTCCACCGCGGTCACGCTCCGCTCGGTGTCCGAACCCTGGCACTGAGGCACCGCCCGGACCGCGTAGGGTAAGGACCACCATGTCCAAGAAGACGTTCGAGGAGCTCTTCACCGAGCTCCAGCACAAGGCCGCCCACGGCGATCCCGCGACCTCCCGCACCGCGGAGCTGGTCGGCAAGGGTGTCCACGCCATCGGCAAGAAGGTCGTCGAAGAGGCCGCCGAGGTCTGGATGGCCGCCGAGCACGAGGGCAAGGAGGCGGCCGCCGAGGAGATCTCGCAGCTGCTCTACCACGTCCAGGTGATGATGGTCGCCCGCGGGATCTCCCTGGACGACGTCTACGCCCACCTCTGAGCCCAGTCCCCGCCACCCCGTCACGCGAAGGAAGCCGACCCCATGCTGCGCATCGCCGTCCCCAACAAGGGTTCCCTGTCCGGACCTGCGGCGGACATGCTGCACGAGGCCGGCTACCAGCAGCGCCGCGAGTCCAAGGAACTGCGTACCGTCGACCCGGAGAACGAGGTCGAGTTCTTCTACCTCCGCCCCCGCGACATCGCGATCTACGTCTCCTCCGGCCGCCTCGACATCGGCATCACCGGCCGCGACCTGCTGATCGACTCCGGCGCCGGAGCCGAGGAGATCCTGCCGCTCGGCTTCGCCCGCTCGACCTTCCGCTTCGCCGCCAAGCCCGGCACGGCCGACGGCATCGAGGACCTCAAGGGCCGGACGGTGGCCACCTCCTACGAGGGGATCGTCGCCAGGCACCTCGCCGACAGCGGTGTCGACGCCTCCGTCGTCCACCTCGACGGCGCCGTCGAGACCGCCATCGAGCTGGGCGTCGCCGAGGTCATCGCCGACGTCGTGGAGACCGGCACCTCGCTGCGCAACGCGGGCCTGGAGGTCTTCGGCGAGCCCATCATGACGTCCGAGGCGATCGTCGTCCGCCGCACCGGCGCCGACGCCGACGAGCCCAAGGTCCAGCAGTTCCTGCGCCGCCTCCAGGGCGTCCTGGTCGCCCGGACCTACGTGATGATGGACTACGACTGCCGCGTCGAGCAGCTGGAGAAGGCCGTCGCCCTCACCCCCGGCCTGGAGTCCCCGACCGTCTCCCCGCTGCACAACGAGGGCTGGGTCGCCGTCCGCGCCATGGTCCCCGCCAAGGAAGCGCAGCGGATCATGGACGACCTCTACGCCATCGGCGCCCGGGCCATCCTGACCACGGCCATCCACGCTTGCCGCCTTTGAGGACCGCACCGCCATGCCCGACCTGCCCACCCTGCCCGTCACCTTCCGGCCGGGCCACACCCGGGCCGTCCTGCTCACCGCCGGCGTCGTGGTCTTCCTGGTCATCTCGGGGATGGCGATGCTGCTGGAGCACCTCGGCCCGGGTGAGCGGGCCAGCTTCGTCGTCACCGGGGCGCTCATCTTCTGGGTACTGGCCCAGCTCGCCCGGATCAAGGTCGTCGCCGACGAGGCCGGCGTCACCGTCGTCAACATCGCCAGCAAGCGGCGCCTGGCGTGGGCGGAGATCCTCCGGGTGAACCTCCGCCCGGGTGACCCCTGGGTGTTCCTCGACCTCAGCGACGGCACCAGCCTGCCCGCGCTCGGCATCCAGCCGGGCCTCGCCAGACAACGCGCCATCGCCGACGCCCGGACCCTGCGGGCACTGGCCGAAGCCCGCGCGACGGCCCACCCGACGCGAGATCAGGGGTGACTTCGGGGCGCCCACCCTGCCCGTACCGCCCGTGTCTTGATTAATCTGGTGGTGGAGGCCCTTTCGCTGCGCCTCCGCCCCTGCGCGCCGCCCGGTGCACAGGGGTTCCTGCTACCCGAGGAGTGACTCCCTCCAGCGATGGACGGATCGTCCTGTAGTACCTGCGCCGCCCCGACCCGGCACCACGGGAAGGCGGTGGCATCGTGACCACCCCCCTGCTGCTCCTCGCAGCGGCGTTCCTGCTGATCCTCGCCAACGGCTTCTTCGTGGCGGCCGAATTCGGCCTGGTGACCGTCGAGCGGCCGGAGGCCGAGAAGGCCGCCGCCGAGGGCGACAGACGCGCCCGTACGGTCGTGGAATCGCTCAAGGAGCTGTCCTTCCAGCTCTCCGGCACCCAGCTCGGCATCACCATCACCTCCCTCGTCGTCGGCATGCTCGCCGAACCGGCCCTGGCCGAGCTGCTGCGCGGCCCGTTCGCCGCGGCCGCCGTCCCCGGCGGCGCCGTCCCCGGCGTCGCCGTGGTCTGCGGCATGCTGCTCGCCTCCGCCGTCCAGATGGTGGTTGGCGAGCTGGTGCCGAAGAACTGGGCGGTGTCCAAGCCCCTGCAGGTGGCCCGGTTCGTGGCCGGTCCCCAGCACCACTTCTCCCGCCTGTTCCGCCCGGTGATCGCCGCGCTGAACACGGTCGCCAACCGGCTCGTGCGGGCCCTCGGCGTCGAGCCCGCCGAGGAGCTGGCCTCCGCCCGCACCCCGGGCGAGCTGGTCTCCCTGGCCCGGCACTCCGCCCGGGCCGGCGCCCTCGAACAGGACACGGCCGACCTGTTCGTGCGCACCCTGTCCCTGGGCGACCTGACCGCGCAGCACGTGATGACCCCGCGCGTGAAGGTCAGCGCGCTGCAGTCGTCGGCCACCGCCGAGGACGTCGTCAACCTCACCCGCGCCACCGGCCTGTCCCGCTTCCCGGTCTACCGGGAGAAGATCGACGAGATCGTCGGCATGGCGCACCTCAAGGACGCCCTGGCGGTCCCGGTGCAGGAGCGGCTGCGCACCCCGGTCGGCCGCATCGCCAGGAAGGCGCTCCTCGTCCCGGAGACACTGCCCGTCCAGCCCCTCCTGGCCCGCCTGCGCAGCGAGCAGCCCATCGCGGTCGTCGTCGACGAGTACGGCGGCACCGCGGGCGTGGTCACCCTGGAGGACATCGTCGAGGAACTCGTCGGCGAGGTCCGCGACGAGCACGACGCCAAGGACGTGCCCGAGCTGGCCCCCGCCCCGCCGGAGGACGGCAGGCCCGCCTGGGACGTCGACGGCAGCTGCCGCGTCGACGTCCTGCTGCGCATAGGCCTGGACGTGCCCGAGGGACCGTACGAGACCGTCGCCGGCCTGGTCGCCGACCTGCTCGGCCGGATCCCGGCCCCCGGCGACCGGGCCGAACTGCCCGGCTGGCGGCTGTCCGTCCGCCAGGTCGGCCACTACCGCGCCGAACGGGTCCGCCTGGTCAGGACGGTCCCGGCGGCCAACGTCCTGGAGGCCGCCCGGTGAGCGTCCTCCAACTGCTCTTCGCCGCGCTGCTCGTGCTCGCCAACGGATTCTTCGTCGGTGCCGAGTTCGCGCTCGTCTCCGTGCGCCGCAGCCAGATCGAACCGCTGGGCACGGCCCGGGCCCGCCAGGTGCTCCACGGCCTGGAGCGGCTGCCGCAGATGATGGCCGCCGCGCAGTTCGGCATCACGGTGTGCTCCCTGACGCTGGGCGCGGTGGCCGAGCCGACGGTGGCCCGCCTGCTGGAGCCGGTGTTCGAGGCGCTGCACCTGCCCGAGGGGGTGATCCACCCGCTCGGCTACGTCGTCGCCCTCGCCGCGGTCGTCTTCTTCCACCTGGTCATCGGCGAGATGGTCCCGAAGAACCTCGCCATGGCCGCGCCGGAGAGGGCGGCGCTGTGGCTCAGCCCCGGTCTGGTGGCCTTCGCCCGGCTGTGCCGGCCGATCACCGTGGCGCTGGGCGCCTGTGCCCAGGGGATCCTGCGGCTGTTCCGGGTGGAGCCGAAGGACGAGGTGGCGGCGGTCGTCACCAGCGAGCAGCTCAACCGCCTGCTGGAGGACTCCGGCCAGGCCGGCCTGCTCGACCCCGAGGAGCAGGAGCGGCTGGAGGACGCCCTGGAACTGGGCTCGCGCCCGGTCACCGACGTCCTGCTGCGGCGCGAGTCCCTGGTGACGGTGCCCCCGTCGGTCACGCCCGCCGAGATCGTCGAGCTGACCGCCCGCACCGGGTACTCCCGCTTCCCGGTGGCCGCCGGCACGGGGGCCTTCATGGGATACGTGCACGTCAAGGACGTCCTGGACGTCGAGGAGTCCGAGCGCGCCGTCCCCCAGCACGTGTGGCGTCCGATGACGACGCTCCGCTCGGAGCTGCCCCTGGACGACGCCCTCACGGTCATGCGCCGTGCGGCCACCCACCTGGCCCAGGTGGCGGACGCCTCCGGCCGGGTCCTGGGCCTGGTCGCCCTGGAGGACGTCCTGGAACTGCTGGTGGGGGAGGTGAAGGACCCGGCGCACCGGGAGGGCCCGCAGACCCGGATCGCGGAGCCGAGGCCGAGCGGGGAACCGGAGCAGGCGCTGGCGACGTAGGGCCGCGGCCCGGCCGGGGGAGGCGGTCGCGCCCTCCCCGGGCGGGCCCGCGCCTACGCGTCCGACGGGTCCTGCGGCCCCCGCCCCGACAGCACCTCCCCGTACGCCTGCATCAGGTCGGGCAGCCGCAGCGTGGCCAGGTCGTCCCGGGACAGCACCCCGGGACACGCCGACAGGCGGAGATCCCGGTACGCGCAGCTCTTCTCGTACAGCGTGCGCAGGAACCGCCCGTTGCCCAGTTCGTCGATCCACCCCTGGTCCACCACGTGCCCGGCGATCGACCGCAGCTCCTCCAGCGCCTCCTCGTCCCAGCCGTCCCCGTTCTCGGCGGCGAGCACCTTGCCGATCTCGGTCAGTTCCGCCGGCCGGTAGGAGGGGAAGTCGACCCGGGTGGTGAAGCGGGAGGACAGCCCGGGGTTGGCGGCGAGCAGCCGGTCCATGCCCTCGGGGTAGCCGGCGAGGATCACCACCAGGTGGTCCCGGTTGTCCTCGGCCCGCTTCAGCAGCACCTGCAGCGCCTCGTCGCCGTAGGCGTCGCCCTTGCCGTACCCCGAGTTGGACAGCGAGTACGCCTCGTCCACGAACAGCACCCCGCCGATCGCGGAGTCGATCAGCTCGTTGGCCTTCACCGCGGTCTGCCCCAGGTACTCCCCGACCAGATCGGCCCGCTGCGCCTCGACCAGGTGGTCACCGCCGAGCAGCCCCAGGGCGTAGAACACCCGTCCGAGGATCCTGGCCACCGTGGTCTTGCCGGTCCCCGACGGTCCGGAGAAGACGAAGTGCCGCTTCGGCGGCTGCACCGGCAGTCCCTGCCCGGCCCGCAGCCGGGCCATGTTCAGTTGTGCGGACAACGCCTTGACCTGGCGTTTGACCGGCTCCAGCCCCACCATGCGCTCCAGTTCGGCGAGCGCCTCCTCCAGCAGCGCGGGATCGGTCGGGCCGGTGGGCAGCGACGAGGACGGCGACGGGACGCCGGCCTTGGCCCGCACCGTCGGGCCGTTCGCCGAAGGCAGCGGCCCGGCCGGCGGATCGGGTTCCGGCAGCCGCAGGTCGCGGCCCTCGGCACCGAAGAGCGGATCCAGCGCGTCCGGTCCGTCCATCACGTCCTGCCCGACACCGGTCAGGGTGACCGCCGCGAAGCCGGCCGGGTCGTCGTACCCGTCGCCCTCGGCGATGGCGGCGAGCCGGGCCGAGGTGTCCATGAAGGCCGGGTCGACCCCGTGCACGGCCCGGTACAGGGGGAGCGCCGCGGCCGAGCGGCCCGTGCCCTCGTGCGCCCGCGCCAGCCAGTACCGCAGCTCCTTGCGCTGCGGCTGCTCGCTGCGGCACCGCATCAGCGCGGCCGACAGCAGCGGCTCGGCCTGCCCGTACATCTCCAGCCGCACCCGGGCCATGCCGCCGAACAGGCCGGCCTCGATGCCGAGCAGCGGGTCGTCGAGCAGCGGGTCGGTGTGCCGCACCAACTGGTCCCAGTCCTTGACCAGGTAGGCACGGCAGGCGTGCAGGAAGCGGACCTGCGGGTCGGTGTCGACGGGGGGCAGTCCGGCGAGCGCCCGGTCCAGCTCCGGGACATGCCGGCCGTCCAGCCAGTGCGAGGCGTGCGCCAGCAGCAGGTCGCGCGGGCTCTCCAGTACCGGCTGCACCCACCAGCCCAGCCAGTACCAGGAGTTGAGGGTCCGGCGGTGCCGGGCGCGCTGCTCCCCGAAGCGCTCCCGGTGCCGGAACATCCGCAGCAGCGCGGTCGTCGTGTCCACCCGCAGCGCGTGCAGCCCCAGCCAGGCGTCCGCCATGGCCGGGTCCAGCCGCGTCGCGGTGCGGAACTCCTCCTCCGCCTGGGGATAGGCACCCATCGTGTAGGCGTCCACACCCCGCAGCCAGGCGAGGTCGGCCGGGGCCTCGGGTCCCCGCGTGCCGAAGTCCATCACGTCCCCCACAGACCGTGCCCCGTTGCTTCGCCACCGGGCAGTCGCCCGATGGCCTCCGCGGCCGAACCGCTGTGCCACGGACCGGAGTTGCCGGTGCGAGACCGCTGCTCAAGGTCGCACCGAAGGCATCGTACCCGGGGTACGACCGCGCACCGAAGGGTGTCGTGCGGGCCGTTTGCCGAGGTGGGAGCGGATGGGCGCACACAGGACGGTGACGCAGAGTGATCGGATCGGCGCGCGGAACGCCTCCACGACGGGCCGCGGACAGGACGAAGCCCCCGGTCACGGGGGAACAACCGGGGGCTTCGCGTCGCGGGGCGGCTCCGACGGGCCGCACATTGAGAACGTAAGACCTGTACGGGCACGGGGTCAAGCGGAGTCGGCACACTCGCGGAAGCGGGGGAGACGGGGGTCTTCACGGGTTCACCGCATCCCGGAGGGATCGTCGCGCTGCGTGACATCCTGGTCCGGACCGCAGGTGCGCGCGGGCCCCGGCAGCACCTCGTACCCCTCGGGCGCCCCCAGCACCAGGAGGTCGGCATGGGGGCGCGTGGGATCGGACGCGAAGTGTTCGTCCTCCGCCCCGACCCACCCGGCCCAGAACTCCCGCTGCTCCGCGCCGTCCCGCAGCCGCCCGCGCGCCCAGGCCTCCTCCCGGGGCACCTCCATCCACAGCAGCAGCGCCAGGTGCGGGCGCAACTCCCGGCGGCCGGCCCCCACTCCCTCGACCACCACCACCGGGGCGGGCGGCAGCGACCGCGCCGGGCCGAAGGTGCGGGT
This is a stretch of genomic DNA from Streptomyces sp. TG1A-8. It encodes these proteins:
- a CDS encoding riboflavin synthase; amino-acid sequence: MFTGIVEELGEVTAVENLGDASRFRLRGPVVTEGAQHGDSIAVNGVCLTVVDREGDEFTADVMAETLNRSSLGTLEVGSRVNLERPTAVGARLGGHIVQGHVDGTGEVLERERSEHWETVRISLPANLARYVVEKGSITVDGISLTVVEAGPGHFTVSLIPTTLALTTLGRKQSGALVNLEVDVIAKYVERLLTAGQEAGE
- a CDS encoding nicotinamide mononucleotide transporter family protein, whose amino-acid sequence is MNWMNTEAFTLFGQHILWSDMVGNIFGLAALALGWRRSLWSWPVQFVSGLILFTAFYGHLTGSAGKQAVVMVVAAYGFWQWNRGGGRGGDGHITPRFATWRERAALVGAVAVGTVAVALLFTAHPALSWDPWPDAYIFVGTVVAMYAQAEGMVEFWFAWLLVDLVGVPLNFANGYAFSGFVYVIYGALVLWGMRDWWLRSRRGPQPALEGAPA
- a CDS encoding bifunctional 3,4-dihydroxy-2-butanone-4-phosphate synthase/GTP cyclohydrolase II — encoded protein: MTSAPLLYGTDGAEDFGLDPVERAVADIAAGRPVVVVDDADRENEGDLVIAAEKATPEIVAFMMSECRGLICAPMEGEELDRLRLPQMVEDNTESMKTAFTVSVDAAAGHGVTTGISAADRATTLRLLAAGTAEPADFVRPGHVFPLRARPGGVLVRNGHTEAAVDLARLAGLRPAGAIVEIAGEDGRMLRLPELIPFARKHGLTIISIEDLIAHLRSPGPPAPLQRAASPDVPAVRREAETRLPTRHGTFRAYGYRSTADGVEHVALVHGDLGGGEDVLVRVHSECLTGDVFASLRCDCGPQLDTALQRIRDEGRGVVVYLRGHEGRGIGLLSKLRAYALQEQGHDTLDANLELGLPADARDYGAGALILADLGVRSVRLMTNNPDKTGALLRHGLEVTGREPMPVQAGEHNLRYLRTKRDRMGHDLPWLDTPAVSTCGNQ
- the ribH gene encoding 6,7-dimethyl-8-ribityllumazine synthase; the protein is MSGKGAPEVSVRNASDLRVAVIAARWHEKVMDGLVNGALRALHDLGIDEPTLVRVPGSFELPVAAKVLAGRGYHAVVALGVVIRGGTPHFEYVCQGVTQGLTQVSVDTGVPVGFGVLTCDTEEQALDRAGLEGSNEDKGHEAVTAAVSTAVTLRSVSEPWH
- a CDS encoding phosphoribosyl-ATP diphosphatase, which produces MSKKTFEELFTELQHKAAHGDPATSRTAELVGKGVHAIGKKVVEEAAEVWMAAEHEGKEAAAEEISQLLYHVQVMMVARGISLDDVYAHL
- the hisG gene encoding ATP phosphoribosyltransferase, with protein sequence MLRIAVPNKGSLSGPAADMLHEAGYQQRRESKELRTVDPENEVEFFYLRPRDIAIYVSSGRLDIGITGRDLLIDSGAGAEEILPLGFARSTFRFAAKPGTADGIEDLKGRTVATSYEGIVARHLADSGVDASVVHLDGAVETAIELGVAEVIADVVETGTSLRNAGLEVFGEPIMTSEAIVVRRTGADADEPKVQQFLRRLQGVLVARTYVMMDYDCRVEQLEKAVALTPGLESPTVSPLHNEGWVAVRAMVPAKEAQRIMDDLYAIGARAILTTAIHACRL
- a CDS encoding PH domain-containing protein, whose product is MPDLPTLPVTFRPGHTRAVLLTAGVVVFLVISGMAMLLEHLGPGERASFVVTGALIFWVLAQLARIKVVADEAGVTVVNIASKRRLAWAEILRVNLRPGDPWVFLDLSDGTSLPALGIQPGLARQRAIADARTLRALAEARATAHPTRDQG
- a CDS encoding hemolysin family protein; protein product: MTTPLLLLAAAFLLILANGFFVAAEFGLVTVERPEAEKAAAEGDRRARTVVESLKELSFQLSGTQLGITITSLVVGMLAEPALAELLRGPFAAAAVPGGAVPGVAVVCGMLLASAVQMVVGELVPKNWAVSKPLQVARFVAGPQHHFSRLFRPVIAALNTVANRLVRALGVEPAEELASARTPGELVSLARHSARAGALEQDTADLFVRTLSLGDLTAQHVMTPRVKVSALQSSATAEDVVNLTRATGLSRFPVYREKIDEIVGMAHLKDALAVPVQERLRTPVGRIARKALLVPETLPVQPLLARLRSEQPIAVVVDEYGGTAGVVTLEDIVEELVGEVRDEHDAKDVPELAPAPPEDGRPAWDVDGSCRVDVLLRIGLDVPEGPYETVAGLVADLLGRIPAPGDRAELPGWRLSVRQVGHYRAERVRLVRTVPAANVLEAAR
- a CDS encoding hemolysin family protein yields the protein MSVLQLLFAALLVLANGFFVGAEFALVSVRRSQIEPLGTARARQVLHGLERLPQMMAAAQFGITVCSLTLGAVAEPTVARLLEPVFEALHLPEGVIHPLGYVVALAAVVFFHLVIGEMVPKNLAMAAPERAALWLSPGLVAFARLCRPITVALGACAQGILRLFRVEPKDEVAAVVTSEQLNRLLEDSGQAGLLDPEEQERLEDALELGSRPVTDVLLRRESLVTVPPSVTPAEIVELTARTGYSRFPVAAGTGAFMGYVHVKDVLDVEESERAVPQHVWRPMTTLRSELPLDDALTVMRRAATHLAQVADASGRVLGLVALEDVLELLVGEVKDPAHREGPQTRIAEPRPSGEPEQALAT
- a CDS encoding AAA family ATPase, whose protein sequence is MDFGTRGPEAPADLAWLRGVDAYTMGAYPQAEEEFRTATRLDPAMADAWLGLHALRVDTTTALLRMFRHRERFGEQRARHRRTLNSWYWLGWWVQPVLESPRDLLLAHASHWLDGRHVPELDRALAGLPPVDTDPQVRFLHACRAYLVKDWDQLVRHTDPLLDDPLLGIEAGLFGGMARVRLEMYGQAEPLLSAALMRCRSEQPQRKELRYWLARAHEGTGRSAAALPLYRAVHGVDPAFMDTSARLAAIAEGDGYDDPAGFAAVTLTGVGQDVMDGPDALDPLFGAEGRDLRLPEPDPPAGPLPSANGPTVRAKAGVPSPSSSLPTGPTDPALLEEALAELERMVGLEPVKRQVKALSAQLNMARLRAGQGLPVQPPKRHFVFSGPSGTGKTTVARILGRVFYALGLLGGDHLVEAQRADLVGEYLGQTAVKANELIDSAIGGVLFVDEAYSLSNSGYGKGDAYGDEALQVLLKRAEDNRDHLVVILAGYPEGMDRLLAANPGLSSRFTTRVDFPSYRPAELTEIGKVLAAENGDGWDEEALEELRSIAGHVVDQGWIDELGNGRFLRTLYEKSCAYRDLRLSACPGVLSRDDLATLRLPDLMQAYGEVLSGRGPQDPSDA